A window from Synechococcus sp. RSCCF101 encodes these proteins:
- a CDS encoding aminotransferase class V-fold PLP-dependent enzyme, protein MPALAGKTYLNYGGQGPLPDPSLDAMVASWRTIQELGPFSTAVWPFIDRELSRLRGLLASRCGVRPSRVAFTENVTSGCVLPLWGLPWEPGDTILISDAEHPGVVAACHELASREGLHITSLPVTRWRGGLDEQADTDQQVLGALEEALTANTRLVVLSHLLWNTGQVMPIAAVAERLAEHPRQPWLLVDAAQSMGSLPVAAAASQSDIYAFTGHKWCCGPEGLGAVVLSERLLSQARPTLIGWRSLRDEQAANEGFHEDGRRFEVATSCTPLFSGLRTSLELLDSQGACDERSRRIQQLSGQLWQALARTDGLQPLLSGPPPAGLVSFRVEGREPPAVARRLGEQGIWLRHLDHPSCLRACTHITTTQEDLDRLLSALTAML, encoded by the coding sequence ATGCCGGCACTCGCCGGCAAGACCTATCTCAACTACGGCGGGCAGGGCCCCCTGCCCGACCCATCCCTGGACGCGATGGTCGCCAGCTGGCGCACCATCCAGGAGCTGGGGCCCTTCTCCACCGCCGTCTGGCCCTTCATCGACCGGGAGCTCTCCCGGCTGAGAGGCCTGCTGGCCTCCCGCTGCGGGGTGCGCCCGTCGCGGGTCGCCTTCACCGAAAACGTCACCAGCGGCTGTGTTCTGCCCCTCTGGGGTCTGCCGTGGGAACCCGGCGACACCATCCTGATCAGCGACGCGGAACATCCCGGTGTCGTGGCCGCCTGCCACGAGTTGGCCTCGCGCGAGGGTCTGCACATCACCTCGCTCCCGGTCACCCGCTGGCGGGGCGGCCTCGATGAGCAGGCGGACACCGATCAGCAGGTGCTGGGCGCACTGGAGGAGGCCCTCACCGCCAACACGCGGCTGGTGGTGCTGTCACACCTGCTCTGGAACACCGGCCAGGTGATGCCCATTGCGGCTGTGGCCGAGCGGCTGGCCGAGCATCCCCGCCAGCCCTGGCTGCTGGTGGACGCCGCCCAGTCGATGGGCAGCCTGCCGGTGGCCGCGGCCGCCTCCCAATCCGACATCTATGCCTTCACCGGCCACAAGTGGTGCTGCGGCCCAGAGGGCCTCGGCGCCGTGGTGCTCTCAGAGCGCCTGCTCAGCCAGGCCAGGCCGACGCTGATCGGCTGGCGCAGCCTGCGGGACGAGCAGGCCGCCAACGAGGGTTTTCATGAGGATGGTCGACGCTTCGAGGTGGCCACTTCCTGCACGCCCCTGTTCTCCGGGCTGCGCACCTCCCTCGAGCTGCTGGACAGCCAGGGGGCCTGTGATGAACGCAGCCGCCGCATCCAGCAGCTGAGCGGTCAGCTCTGGCAGGCCCTGGCCCGCACCGACGGCCTCCAGCCCCTGCTGAGCGGCCCGCCACCGGCGGGGCTGGTGAGCTTCCGCGTGGAGGGCCGCGAACCACCGGCGGTGGCGCGGCGGCTCGGGGAGCAGGGAATCTGGCTGCGCCATCTCGATCACCCCTCCTGCCTGCGGGCCTGCACCCACATCACCACCACCCAGGAGGATCTGGACCGGCTCCTGAGCGCCCTGACGGCGATGCTCTGA